The Flavobacterium sp. HJ-32-4 genome contains a region encoding:
- a CDS encoding superinfection immunity protein — translation MYVPLFIALGEFGVKELLLLTIIGLPLYFIPTIVAFSRQSKNKLPIALVNFLLGWTGLGWIGSLLWACLSDNGSNLHIYNNQTLTHSTQTTTGADSGKKVEILKSLKDLHDSGVLSDEEFAREKEKVLGGG, via the coding sequence ATGTACGTACCCTTGTTTATCGCCTTGGGAGAATTTGGCGTGAAAGAACTCCTCTTACTTACGATCATCGGATTACCGCTTTACTTTATTCCCACTATCGTAGCGTTTTCGCGACAGAGTAAAAACAAGCTACCGATTGCGCTGGTCAACTTTCTTTTGGGTTGGACCGGCCTCGGCTGGATCGGGTCGTTGCTTTGGGCGTGTCTTTCGGACAACGGCTCCAACCTGCACATTTATAACAACCAAACATTGACCCATTCGACCCAAACCACCACCGGCGCCGACAGCGGAAAGAAAGTGGAGATCCTGAAATCGTTGAAGGATTTGCACGATTCGGGTGTGTTGTCGGATGAGGAATTTGCGAGGGAAAAGGAGAAGGTGTTGGGGGGTGGTTGA